A window of the Bacteroidota bacterium genome harbors these coding sequences:
- a CDS encoding PP2C family protein-serine/threonine phosphatase → MPEVTTKSISKSKLLEVKLASLLEVTKAINSNTKTRELLKIYESVLRNQLNVGKLVLYAFDGEWKAVLKFGMEASFSPKEVEKFLLPLKDITLMDFAPGTGELVPIAKALKQHNVEVVIPVFHKDLPLAYALVGDIDEEQLGMSASVKELNFIQTLTNILVVAIENKRLAKDSMKQAAIKKELEVASQMQHMLFPRELPNDAQLEMDAVYIAHQEIGGDYYDFVRINEQEVAFCIADVSGKGVSAALLMSNFQANLRILLHRTSSLADLVRELNYKVNEIAQGERFITLFIAKYNLVTKNFTYVNAGHNPPLLLDKGGSIASLKIGTTGLGMLEDLKKVKEGVMNIEPGTVLFCYTDGVVEQENENEEEFGVKRVKEILEKHGHTSKIKEINKKIIQSVSDYKGAKEYVDDIALLTCRIF, encoded by the coding sequence ATGCCTGAAGTCACTACAAAGTCAATATCGAAATCCAAATTGCTGGAGGTGAAACTTGCTTCGCTGCTCGAGGTGACCAAAGCCATTAATTCAAACACCAAAACCCGCGAACTTCTTAAGATTTACGAATCGGTGCTGAGGAACCAGCTCAACGTTGGCAAATTGGTTTTATATGCCTTCGATGGAGAATGGAAAGCCGTTCTCAAATTCGGAATGGAAGCATCCTTCTCACCGAAAGAAGTGGAAAAATTTCTTCTTCCGCTAAAAGATATTACGCTCATGGATTTTGCTCCCGGCACAGGCGAACTCGTTCCCATTGCAAAAGCGCTCAAGCAGCACAACGTGGAAGTGGTGATTCCGGTTTTTCATAAAGACCTTCCGCTTGCTTACGCGCTGGTGGGCGATATTGACGAAGAACAATTGGGAATGAGCGCGAGCGTGAAAGAACTGAACTTCATTCAAACGCTTACCAATATTTTGGTGGTTGCTATTGAAAACAAACGTCTCGCGAAAGACAGCATGAAGCAGGCGGCAATTAAAAAAGAACTGGAAGTCGCTTCGCAGATGCAGCACATGCTTTTTCCGCGCGAACTTCCGAACGATGCGCAACTGGAAATGGATGCGGTCTACATTGCGCACCAGGAAATTGGCGGTGACTATTATGATTTTGTCCGCATCAACGAGCAGGAAGTGGCGTTTTGCATTGCCGATGTGTCGGGTAAAGGAGTTTCTGCCGCGCTGCTCATGAGTAATTTTCAGGCGAACCTCCGCATTCTTCTTCACCGCACCAGTTCGCTTGCCGACCTTGTGCGCGAATTAAATTATAAAGTAAACGAAATTGCGCAGGGTGAGCGCTTCATCACGCTCTTTATTGCAAAATATAATCTCGTTACAAAAAATTTCACCTACGTGAATGCGGGACATAATCCTCCGCTGCTGCTCGACAAAGGCGGCTCCATTGCTTCGCTGAAAATAGGAACCACCGGCTTGGGAATGTTAGAGGATTTGAAAAAAGTAAAAGAAGGAGTGATGAACATTGAGCCGGGCACAGTGCTTTTTTGCTATACCGATGGAGTGGTGGAGCAGGAAAATGAAAACGAAGAAGAGTTTGGCGTGAAGCGCGTGAAAGAAATTTTAGAAAAGCACGGGCACACTTCCAAAATAAAAGAGATTAACAAAAAAATTATTCAGAGCGTGAGCGATTACAAAGGCGCGAAAGAATACGTGGACGATATTGCGCTGCTCACATGCAGGATTTTCTGA
- the lptC gene encoding LPS export ABC transporter periplasmic protein LptC: protein MIRIYPFPKGSKSNFLFNPRSVIIFLFLPLGLGLLLSCRTDIQTINQVTIDKNAPLETMKDVEIMYSDSGKVKMKLSGPQLDRFNKEKPYVEFPKGVNVLFYDDSMKVNSKLKADYGIRWEKEEKMEVKRNVEVVNIKDEKLNTEDLIWEEGKDKIYTDAFVKITTKDEVMYGDGLESNRDFTKYKIKNIKGTISLQDEKENK, encoded by the coding sequence ATGATTAGAATATACCCCTTCCCTAAAGGGAGTAAAAGCAATTTTTTATTTAATCCCAGAAGTGTAATTATTTTTTTATTTCTCCCTTTAGGGTTGGGGCTTCTTCTTTCCTGCCGCACCGATATTCAAACCATCAACCAGGTTACCATAGACAAAAATGCTCCTTTGGAAACAATGAAGGATGTTGAAATTATGTACAGCGATTCCGGAAAAGTGAAAATGAAACTTTCCGGTCCGCAACTCGACCGCTTCAACAAAGAAAAACCATATGTTGAATTTCCCAAAGGAGTGAATGTTCTTTTTTATGACGACTCCATGAAAGTAAATTCAAAACTAAAAGCCGATTACGGAATCCGCTGGGAGAAGGAAGAAAAAATGGAAGTGAAGCGAAATGTGGAAGTAGTGAATATTAAAGATGAAAAATTAAACACCGAAGATTTAATCTGGGAAGAAGGGAAAGATAAAATTTACACCGATGCGTTTGTGAAAATAACTACCAAAGACGAAGTGATGTACGGTGACGGACTTGAATCGAACCGCGATTTCACAAAATATAAAATCAAAAACATTAAGGGCACAATATCTCTGCAAGATGAAAAAGAAAATAAGTAA
- a CDS encoding UDP-3-O-(3-hydroxymyristoyl)glucosamine N-acyltransferase produces the protein MKFSSPQKLKDIASLISAEITGNEKIIVEGINEINVVEEGDIVFVDHPKYYGKALESKAAVVIINKKVDCPEGKALLVCDDPFSAFNRITAQFSSRSFSQKPISDSAVIGKNTRIMPNCFIGDNVRIGDNCTIHPNVTIYDNCIIGSNVILHSGVVIGADAFYYKKRATGHDKLFSCGKVIIEDNVEIGALSSIDRGVTGETIIGRGTKIDNHVQVGHDTKVGKNCLFASQVGISGACIIEDDVVLWGQVGVPSKIKIGKGAVLLGQSAPAKNLEGGKTYLGSPADESMKKFRELAAMRKLPEIVIKLS, from the coding sequence ATGAAATTTTCATCACCACAGAAATTAAAAGACATTGCTTCTCTCATCAGCGCTGAAATAACCGGCAATGAAAAAATAATTGTGGAAGGAATAAACGAAATCAATGTGGTGGAAGAAGGCGATATTGTTTTTGTTGACCATCCGAAATATTACGGCAAGGCGCTCGAATCAAAAGCAGCGGTTGTCATCATCAATAAGAAAGTGGATTGCCCCGAAGGAAAAGCGCTGCTTGTTTGTGATGACCCTTTCTCCGCCTTCAACAGAATTACCGCGCAGTTTTCCTCGCGCTCGTTTTCGCAGAAACCCATCAGCGATTCTGCCGTCATCGGTAAAAACACGCGCATCATGCCGAATTGTTTCATAGGAGATAATGTTCGCATAGGCGATAACTGCACCATTCATCCCAACGTAACCATTTATGATAATTGCATCATCGGCAGCAATGTGATTCTTCATTCGGGCGTTGTGATTGGAGCCGATGCTTTTTATTACAAGAAGCGCGCAACCGGGCACGATAAACTTTTCTCCTGCGGAAAGGTAATTATTGAAGACAACGTGGAGATTGGCGCTCTCTCAAGCATTGACCGTGGTGTGACCGGAGAAACAATTATCGGGCGCGGAACAAAAATTGACAATCACGTGCAAGTGGGGCACGATACAAAAGTGGGGAAGAATTGTTTGTTCGCTTCGCAGGTGGGAATTTCGGGTGCGTGCATAATTGAAGATGATGTTGTGTTATGGGGGCAGGTGGGCGTTCCATCAAAAATAAAAATCGGGAAAGGTGCAGTGCTGCTCGGGCAATCGGCACCGGCAAAAAATCTGGAAGGCGGAAAAACCTATCTCGGCAGTCCTGCCGATGAATCCATGAAAAAGTTCCGCGAACTTGCCGCTATGAGAAAACTTCCTGAAATAGTTATAAAACTTTCGTAA
- a CDS encoding T9SS type A sorting domain-containing protein, protein MKKFLFITLIAFGINAKAQINYETSYPMSNYSDYLHFVRLESSGDKYCKWSIANNAANNKLTLYNLNHSVFRQISIPLQVDTFNYQIWYLAEMLFDNDSTDIDYLITNGMFSSAFAPYVKIYNENSSLLFFEDSASVNWGTGSPGGFDYRGPIFNTDSGTKMILTKYNNLAPITPSQSKVYNLPSKLNCGCSIGNGNIATGNPSIISNPNRFLSNPYPNPAINSTRIDYTFPSGVNEGEIVFYTLQGKEIKRFKVDKTFDHLLISTADIPAGTYFYQLQTNSQASEGKKLVVIR, encoded by the coding sequence ATGAAAAAGTTTTTATTTATTACTCTCATTGCATTTGGAATAAATGCAAAGGCGCAGATTAATTATGAAACAAGTTATCCTATGAGCAACTATAGTGATTATTTACATTTCGTGAGATTAGAATCGTCAGGAGATAAATACTGTAAATGGAGTATTGCTAATAATGCAGCAAATAATAAATTGACGTTGTATAATCTGAACCATTCAGTTTTCAGACAAATATCGATTCCTCTTCAAGTAGATACGTTTAATTATCAAATTTGGTATTTAGCAGAAATGTTATTTGATAATGACAGTACAGATATAGATTATTTAATTACAAATGGTATGTTTTCCTCTGCTTTTGCACCATATGTGAAAATATATAATGAGAATAGTTCTTTGCTTTTTTTTGAAGATTCAGCATCTGTAAATTGGGGAACAGGAAGCCCGGGAGGATTCGATTATAGGGGGCCAATTTTTAATACAGATAGTGGAACAAAAATGATACTTACAAAATACAACAATCTTGCCCCAATAACTCCTAGCCAATCAAAAGTTTATAATTTACCCTCAAAATTAAACTGTGGTTGTTCTATTGGTAATGGAAATATTGCAACTGGAAATCCCAGCATAATTTCTAACCCAAATCGATTTCTTTCCAACCCCTACCCCAACCCCGCCATCAACTCCACCCGCATTGATTATACTTTTCCCAGCGGAGTAAATGAAGGCGAAATTGTTTTTTATACTCTGCAGGGCAAAGAAATAAAACGATTCAAAGTGGATAAAACTTTTGATCATCTTTTAATTTCTACTGCTGATATTCCCGCAGGAACTTATTTTTACCAACTGCAAACAAACTCGCAGGCAAGCGAGGGGAAGAAACTCGTAGTTATTCGTTAG
- a CDS encoding type III pantothenate kinase, protein MNLVIDIGNTLAKTAVFDGKELISFSSFEKISIDNLQELLLKNSSVKNVILSSVANYDKNIFEYIKSKYNSIELSHETKLPIENIYRTPETLGKDRLACAVGANSLFRNQNVLAVDAGTCIKYDFVNEENQYLGGGISPGIEMRFKALNQFTDKLPLLNYKYFDKLIGENTDESIFSGVMNGVAEEVKGIISRYKEQYPDVKVVCTGGYMKFLEKIFNISASGNSNIFADSFLVLKGLNVILNYNVE, encoded by the coding sequence GTGAATTTGGTGATTGACATAGGAAATACACTTGCAAAAACGGCTGTGTTTGATGGAAAAGAATTAATTTCTTTTTCTTCTTTCGAAAAGATTTCCATAGACAATTTACAAGAACTTCTTTTGAAAAATTCTTCCGTTAAAAATGTGATTCTTTCCTCGGTTGCGAATTATGACAAAAATATTTTTGAATATATAAAATCAAAATATAATTCTATTGAACTCTCCCACGAAACAAAACTTCCGATTGAAAATATTTATCGAACTCCTGAAACATTAGGCAAAGACCGTTTAGCATGTGCAGTAGGCGCAAATTCTCTCTTCAGAAATCAAAATGTGCTGGCGGTTGATGCCGGCACGTGCATTAAATATGATTTTGTGAACGAGGAGAATCAATATTTAGGCGGAGGAATTTCTCCGGGAATTGAAATGCGTTTCAAAGCGCTGAATCAATTCACCGATAAACTTCCACTTCTCAATTATAAATATTTTGATAAACTCATAGGAGAAAACACCGATGAGTCCATTTTTTCCGGTGTGATGAACGGAGTGGCAGAAGAAGTGAAAGGCATTATTTCGCGTTACAAAGAACAATATCCCGATGTTAAAGTCGTTTGCACGGGTGGTTATATGAAATTCCTTGAAAAGATTTTTAATATCTCTGCGAGCGGAAATTCTAACATCTTTGCAGATTCATTTTTAGTGCTGAAGGGGCTTAACGTAATTCTAAATTATAATGTTGAATAA